The genome window CCCTGTTTCCTGACACCTGTCACAGCACCCCCACGCCGAGGACTTCCCCCAGCTGACACGCCGTCCGGTGCACCCGCGCCAGCACGGTCGGCTCGTATCGACGGTCCAGGACGAGAACGAGGCCCGTGTGTTTTCCATCGGCCGCGGTGAGGTCAGTCGGGAACAGCAGCTTCACGACACCGCGGGGCGGAGCGGCGGAGAAGAGTTTGCCGCGGTTCGCGCAGGGTCGGTTCTGGCACCGGAATGCAAAGCCGTTGCCGGTGCGGAGCATGATCGTTCCACACCGCGGGCACTCCGCCTGGAGTCGCGGCGGAACGACGGTCGGCTCGCACGCCGAGAAGTCGTCGCGAAGGAGCCGGATCCGCAGGAAGTCCCACAACCGGTGTCGAGACTGAGGCTCGCGGAACCGGAGCAGCACCATCTGCTGCCGCCGCGACTGCGGAAGCAGCACTTGCGCGCGGCGATTGAGGTCGTCGTGCCGCGGTGCGATAAGAGGAAAGTCGGCCATGCTGCCGGCTCTATCGGCACCGAAGGCGGACTTGCGTGCGCGATTCGGCCCGGCTGGGCTCTGGTGTGGTATGATCGAGGCGACGTCCCATGGTCGAAAGGGTTGACGACGCCATGCACTCTCTTCGGCTCGCATCCACATCGCGGTTCATTCTGTGCGCTCTGGCACTTCTGCTTCCGTTTCCCTGGGGAGGCGTCGCGGTTGCGATCTGTTGCGGAGTCGCGCTGACGGTCAAACCGATCCAGCGCGGCGCGGGGCTGGCGATCGCGTCGGTCGTCTGTTTCGCCATCGGCGGACTCTGGTCCGTGGCGCTCTATCACGCGGAAACGGAAAGCGGCGTCGCGCGGGTGAGCCTGAGAACCCACGCGCAAGCCGGCACGCTGGATCAGTTCGTCGGGCAGACCGTGTGCCTCAAAGGCTACGGAATTCCTGCAGGGCGTCCCCAAATCTTTGGAACGGATGATCAAGGTCCGCAGTACACCCACTTCATCCTGTCGGCCGACGGCGGCTATCAGTCCCGGGAGGAAATGATCGGCGTCGTGATCGAGAACAAGGGCTATTGGACGTGGTCGGACGACGCCTTGGCCGTGACCGGGGTCCTGGTCAGGAATCCCAGCGCGACTGACGCCGATCATGTCCCTCGGTACATGCTGGTCCAGAGCCGAGTCCGTCCGTCGCGAACCGCTTTCGACATCGTGCCTCCCGGCCGACGAGGCTGTTAGGTCCTGCTGCTCGATCATCGCGAGAGGCCGACGGGCGTGCAGAGGTCGAGACGACGCGCGAACCCCGGGAGGGCGAGGCTCCGGCCGAGCCGCGGCGGTGGCGGACGCGTCCGATCCCTCCGAGACGTCACAAGACCATCGAGCGAAGAACCGCGCCCGGTTCGGAACCTGCGCGGCTCAGCAGGAGCTTCGCCCTCCCGGCCGTCGCGGCTCCGTTCTCCATGAGCGGTTTCTGGTAGGATGGTTTCCTGGTGACGCCGGGACCGTGTTCCAACCGAAAGCTTCAGCGATGCTCATCAGGAACGGTGTGATGGTGGCCGCGCTGTTCTGCCTGTCGGGCTGTGACGGTTACTCGACCGTCTCGGGGGTTGTTGTCGATGGTGACGGCGCTCCGATTCCTGACGCACGCGTTGGAGTCGCGCTGGAGGGCTACGGCCTTGGAACCGGGGGAACCTCGGACGCCGCGGGAGCGTTCTCCGAGTCGGGCACACACCGGCCGGTTCGACATGGCGTGTTGGACCTCGTCGTCGAAAAACCGGGTTACCGAAGAGAGCACCGGCGCCTGCCTCTCAAGGACGACAACCAGCGGCTGCGAATCGTCCTCGAACGCCTGCCGCCGGGGTTTCAGGAGCCGAATCCGACGGGGCTGTAAGGGGCCGATTTCCTCCATCGTCGGAGCCGACCACCGCCCCGCTTACGGCGGGATTCGGGCGACCTCAAGGACCACCGTCTCGCCGGGACGGAAACTGCCCCCGCGGACGACGGTCCATTCGGCGGCCGCGTCGCCGGGCTGGCTGGCGGCGATGCGGAGTCGTCCTCCGCGACCGATGACTTCCTCGATGAGCTCCTCACTGAGAACGTCTCGCAGGGGCCGCCCCTCCACGCCGACGATCTTGTAGAGCGGGGCCGCGGGCTTTCCCTCCGCGGCGACCGTGTCGATCACCGCCGCTCGCGGGACATCCGTGGACTGCACTCCGCTCATCAGGAGGGCCGCCAGGAGGGTGACGGTGATGGAGAGTCGGCTTGTGACAGGAGCGGGCATCAGTCGTTGCCTGATCGGGAGGGGCGGGAGGGCGGCGCGGAGGGGATCGGTCAGTTTCGAAACCGCCCCGCGTACCAGACGAGCGTGACGTTGGCGGTTCCCGCGGTGCGGAAGTCGATGTCGAGGATGCGGGCATCCTCAGGCTCAACCTCACGAGGCTTGTTCACCAGCTGGAACTCGATGGCGTACCCCTGTTCGAGGGCCTTCGTCACCAGACCGTTGGCGAGCGAGTCCCGCAGCAACGGACAGGCGTGTTCGATCTCGTACTTCTCGCGCCACAAGGCTTCTTTCGAAGTCTGGGCCGGGGCCTCATCGCATCCGGAAAGGATCGCGAGAGCGGCCATCGCCAGTCCGAAGTCCAGGACCGTTTCCAACGATCTTCGGTCCGATCGCAGGAACGAAACGTGACGCAGCCACATGGCGTGTTCCTCCAGCGGGAGTGGTCTTCCGCGATGCGTGTCGTTTTACCAGTTCGCCGGGCGGTCGAGACAGCGTCGTTGACTGAGGCCGGATCCGGCCCGCGGGCCCGTTGTGCCGGGCAGGCCCATTGCCGATGATGAACCTCCACGGGCCCGCGGGCCGAACACGTTTCAAGCGTCTGGAAGCATCATGACTCCCGTTCACACCATGGCCGGCGTGGGAGAGATCCTCGAGGTCTTTGAGGACAAGGTCCGCATCACGCCGCAGGGGGTTCTCGGCTTCCTGACCAAGGGGCTCCAGGGGACCAAGACGATCCCGATCGCCTCGATCCGGGCGATCCAGTTCAAGAAGTCGGCGATGACGAACGGCTACCTGCAGTTCACGGTCCCCGGCGGCAGCGAGTCGCGAGGAGGCGTGTTCTCGGCCGCTTCGGACGAGAACACGTTCATGTTCGCCGGCCAGAACGAGCTCGCGGAGTCGATCCGCGACTTCATCGAAGCCCGGATGCCGATGATCCGGTCCTCCGCCAAGGGAGCCGCCGGCTGGGTTGCCGAGCTCTCGCAGCTCGCGGAACTCCGCAGCCAGGGGGCCCTCACCGAGGAGGAGTTCCAGCGGGCCAAGGAGCGCCTGCTCGGCCCGGCGTGAGGGCCGCCTCGTTGACGACCGCCGTGTTCCCTTGCGGGAGAGGGCCATGTCCTGGTGGAAGGTTGCGTTGATCGTCACGGTGGTCTGGTTCGTTCTGGTCCCGGGCGCGGCCTACGTTCATGTCGAAGTCCTCCTCTCGGGTCAGCTGACGGAAGAGCAGGAGGAGGTGGTTGCCGGGCGATACGGAGCTGTGGCCGGGGCCGGCATGGTGGTCATCTGGGGCGCCGGATTCCTGATCTCGGTTCTTTCGGGACCGCCGCGGCCGAAGATCGACCAGGGGTTCTGTCTGAGCTGGTGGCACCTCAGTCCCCGACGGCAGTTCCTTCGGGAATTCTGGGCCGGCGGGTTGTGCGTCGGGCTGTTCGTCGCGTTGCAGGCCAGCGGGAACGTTTCGCGGGGGCTGGCTGAGATTGGTTTCCACGACCCGGTGGCCGTTGGCTGGCAACTGGCTGGCGTCATTGTCGCGATCTGGGTCATCTGGGTCGCGTTTCTGTACTGGCGATGGAGGCGAGCCGCCGCCGGTGAGACGTCCAGAGAAGGCCCCACGTCATGACGACCTCCGATCGACTGACCATCGTCGACGGGGCCCTGGCCCTCGACGGTGGGACGATCCTCCTCGACGTCGTCGATCGGGCGGGGGCCGTCCACCAGATCGTGCTCGCACAGAACGTCACCCCGAAAATCGAGTTGGAGTTGCTCCCCGGACGACTGCATTTCGACGGAAAGCCAGTCGGTGTCCGGTCGACCGAGGAAGCCTCCCTTCTCAATCGGCTGAAGAACTCGGACGTCCAGCTCTGTGAGGAACTCTCCGACGACGTCTCGGACGATTCGAATGCCTCCCTATCCCCTGTCATCGTCCTGGGAGAGGACCTGAAGGCGTGGCATGCAAAGACGCCGGGCGGCCGCCTGCGGATGCTCGTGGACACGATCGTCGAGCGGGTCGAGGCGGAGGCGTACGTGCTCTTCGCCGAGAAGGTCGCCCTCGCGGCCGATTCCACGAAGTACACGGTCTGGCCAGATCCCGACCCGACAACGCGCAATCGTGCGATCCTGCAGCTGTCGCGAGTCCAGAAGGCCGGCGTAAGCACCGCCCGGACCTTTCTCGACAGCGGCGAGCCTCTGGCTCGGGACATCAGCGCGGTCGCCGCCGTGGAGATCATCGAGACCTGGCGTGCCGAAGGTCTGGCCGTTCGAGTCGAGCCGCCGCTGAAGACCCGCGCGGCCGAGTGAACGGGACAGCGATCCCTTCCAGGCGATCCTTGACCGTCCTCATCACGCCGTACAAAACTGGGACTCTCTCGGGCCCCCTTCGCGGGTGACGGGTTTGGCATCGAAGGGGCCAGGCGGCAATTCATCATGCGGATTATTCTGATCGCTCTCTGCACCATCGCCCTCTTCTTCGGGATCGCACTGCTCGGTGCAGCACGGAGCGCGATTCATGAGATCGAAGCCTTCGTCCTGTTCCTGATCGCCGCGGTCCTGCTGTCCGGAGCCGGGATCATCGAAGCGGTCAACCTGGCGAGCAAGAAGCTGCTGGCCGCGATCGACTCGGCCGGGGAGACACTTTCGGCCCGGGACGCCGACTTTGCGGCCGCTCCGCCGCGGGCGGCCTTCGCTCCGGCGGTTCCTCCGCAACCATCCCCATCGGTCGCTCCCTCGTACCGGCCGGCTCCGCCGCCGCTCGCGCCCCCTGCATTCACCCCGCCGTCGATGGTCCGGCCGGCGTTCTCTCCACCGGCGGCGCCCCTGGACGAGGAGGTTCCTTCGATCGACGAGTTCGAAGTGGCCGACGAGTCGACCGGAGGGGAGGAGGAACGGGCCCAGGAGCTCTATGAACAGGCCCGGTCTTTTGCCAAGGGAGGGGACGGGCATGCGGCCGTCAGCACCCTGCGGCAGGTGGTCCGGCTCTTCCCGCAGTCCCGCGCGGCGGAGAAGGCCAAGCGAACGCTCGGAAAGAATGGCGCGACCGCCTGAACGGCAGATCGGCTGGATGGCCCGTCCATCCTGAGGGACCGGGCGTCATCAGTTCCGCAGGCGGGTGCCGGACCCGGCCTGCGCAAGTCATCTCGCTGTGCGAGAACGCCAACGCGCCTGACGAGCGAGTTCCGAGGCGGGCTCCGACGAGTCGACCACCTTCACCTCTCCGTCTCGGTAGAGGAGAAACGTCCGTCCCTCAATCGCTTCACCGACCACCTCCCTGATGGACCTTCCCTCCTGGTCCAGGTCTTCGATCCGAACATCGCCCGCCCGATGCCAGGGCTCGACCGACGGCCGTCCCGAAACGTACAGCAGCGTCCCCGCCGGCGCCTCATCGAAGTCGCACGGCTGCTCCGGTGAGAACGCCGTCCCCGGACCGACAATCGCATAGACGTTCGTCGCGCTCGACGCCGGATCGCCGAGGTGGAAGATCCCGGCCGGGAACGCCCTGAGTTCTTCGGGCGTCCGGGCCCGGGCCGGTTCAATGAAGTTCCAGAGCTCCGTCCGCCAGCCCAGCGGCGCGTTCTCCCGGCGGTCTTTCAGGGCCGGCCAGCACTTCCCTGTGTCGGCTCGATTCTGCGTCGCCATCCCGATCGCCCGGGCCGCAAACAGGCAACGACTCAACTCGCCCTCGCGACGCGACTCGCGGACCGCGATTGACGCCGCTCGACCGAGGAGCAGGAGCAGAACCACCAGGAACGGCGCGAGAATTCGGCGGAGCAAGACCGGTCCTCCGGAGAAGGGGAGCCGGCCCATCGTACGTCGATGGGAGGTGGAGTGTGAAAACAATCCGGCTCTCTCGGGCCTTGAGAGTTCCATCGTTGTCGTCGTCGCGTCCGCTTCCTAAAACCGGTGGACCGCTCTGAATCGCTTCGAGGAGAGATCGATGCAGCCCGCCGTTCTGATCGTTGGCGCCGGTCCTGTCGGCATGACGATGGCCGCGGAACTGACTCGGTTCGGGGTTCCGGTTCGGATCATCGACAAGGCGCCGCAGCGGACGGATAAGTCGAAGGCCCTCGTCCTGTGGAGCCGGACGCTCGAGCTGATGGATCGCGGCGGGTACTCGCGGGCGTTTCTGGAAGCCGGGTTTCGGGTGACGGCGGCGAACTTCTATGGCGGGGGGCGGCATATCGCGCGGCTTCCGCTGGATGATGTGCCGACGCCGCATCCCTACGCACTGATGCTGCCGCAGTGCGATACCGAGCGGCTCCTGGAGGAGCAGCTCCGCTCCTGGGGTGTGGTCGTCGAACGGCCGGTGGAGCTGACGGAGTTCGTGCCGGGAGCGGAGCACGTGACGGCGACGCTGCGGCATCCGGATGGGCGGGGGGAGACGCTCGATGTGTCGTGGCTGATCGGGTGTGACGGGGCGCACAGCACGATCCGGCACGGGCTGGGGATTCCGTTTTCCGGGAGCACGATGCCGAGCGACTGGATCCTGGCGGACGTGCATCTGCATGGGGCGTTCGAGCATGGCGAGGAGGTGAATATCTTCTGGCATGCGGATGGGGTGCTGGTGAGCTTTCCGATCTCGCCGGGGCGGTTCCGGGTGATTGCCGATGTGGGGGATGGGCATACGAACCCGCATCCGCCGGCGCCGACGTTGGAGGCAGTGCAGGCGCTGGTGGATCGGCGCGGGCCGGGGGGGCTGGTGGTATCGGAGCCGGTGTGGCTGAGTGCCTTCCGGATCAATGAGCGGAAGGTGGCGGACTATCGGGCGGGGCGGGTGTTCATGGCGGGGGATGCCGCGCATGTGCATAGCCCGGCGGGTGGGCAGGGGATGAACACGGGGATGCAGGATGCGTTCAATCTGGCGTGGAAGCTGGCGCTCGTTGAGCGGGGGCTGGCGGCGACGGAGCCGTTGCTG of Planctomyces sp. SH-PL14 contains these proteins:
- a CDS encoding FAD-dependent monooxygenase; the protein is MQPAVLIVGAGPVGMTMAAELTRFGVPVRIIDKAPQRTDKSKALVLWSRTLELMDRGGYSRAFLEAGFRVTAANFYGGGRHIARLPLDDVPTPHPYALMLPQCDTERLLEEQLRSWGVVVERPVELTEFVPGAEHVTATLRHPDGRGETLDVSWLIGCDGAHSTIRHGLGIPFSGSTMPSDWILADVHLHGAFEHGEEVNIFWHADGVLVSFPISPGRFRVIADVGDGHTNPHPPAPTLEAVQALVDRRGPGGLVVSEPVWLSAFRINERKVADYRAGRVFMAGDAAHVHSPAGGQGMNTGMQDAFNLAWKLALVERGLAATEPLLGSYSVERGAVGEQVLADAGRLTMVATLRSGVLQGIRNHVAGVVFGFAGVREKLATKLTELGIGYPHSPLTVSGGRHQHGPAAGDRAPVEKAGAVTADVFGAAPRFVVYGERSVAGAAVMERYGDVVDQTVREPFVEGGMWLVRPDGYVAIATARGDWSAIESYLARLKTPVVQ
- a CDS encoding DUF4429 domain-containing protein, with the protein product MTPVHTMAGVGEILEVFEDKVRITPQGVLGFLTKGLQGTKTIPIASIRAIQFKKSAMTNGYLQFTVPGGSESRGGVFSAASDENTFMFAGQNELAESIRDFIEARMPMIRSSAKGAAGWVAELSQLAELRSQGALTEEEFQRAKERLLGPA
- a CDS encoding tetratricopeptide repeat protein, translating into MRIILIALCTIALFFGIALLGAARSAIHEIEAFVLFLIAAVLLSGAGIIEAVNLASKKLLAAIDSAGETLSARDADFAAAPPRAAFAPAVPPQPSPSVAPSYRPAPPPLAPPAFTPPSMVRPAFSPPAAPLDEEVPSIDEFEVADESTGGEEERAQELYEQARSFAKGGDGHAAVSTLRQVVRLFPQSRAAEKAKRTLGKNGATA
- a CDS encoding carboxypeptidase-like regulatory domain-containing protein; this translates as MVAALFCLSGCDGYSTVSGVVVDGDGAPIPDARVGVALEGYGLGTGGTSDAAGAFSESGTHRPVRHGVLDLVVEKPGYRREHRRLPLKDDNQRLRIVLERLPPGFQEPNPTGL